In Paenibacillus dendritiformis, the DNA window AATTGCGTACCCGTTCCAATCGGCGCTCGAGGACCAGGGCGTTAACCCCGCGAAGCGCCAGCTCACAGGCCGCCATCAGTCCTGCCGGACCGCCTCCGACAATGATAACATCAGCCTTTTTCATACCAGTCACGCTCCATTCTTTTAGGAAGATGATAATGACAGATAAATATTGTTTCAAATGAAACAATATTATTTTTGCATGTGTTGCTCTGGATGTCAAATGCAGGGAATTTAGTAGCTGCATTATGTGAAGTCTTTCTGTTGTAGTTGGAAAAATAAAATCCCATCAAATCCATATTTATAGTTTATGTTGAAACTATATTTTCTCGTGAGGTGAATGGTGCAAACAACCCGCCGCTCCGCCAACGGCATTTTTAGGGTACAGCACATATTGAAGATGGCTCAACACATAGAATTCAAGAGAAAAATCATGAAAAACGGCTGGCAAACGGCCGCTTTTTCGTTGCATCGCGTCCACATAGGAAGCCGCTCAAGCCGTACCGTAATCGATTCCCGATTGACCCGTGCGGCGATTGGACAATCAATAATATGATAATCCAATGATGCGGAGAAGCCCGTCACGTCCGCATAACGGGAAGCGATCCGCAGGAAAGAGGTTCCGATTCATGAGTATCCTATTCGACTTGTTGAGAGAACGGCAAGACCAACTATTGAGCGCTCTGCTCACGCATGTTCAGATTTCGTTCGTCGCCCTTTTCATTGCCTGCATGATCGCGGTGCCGCTCGGCATCCAAATTTCGCGCCATCCCCAAATGGCGGAAGGACTGATTGGCCTCTCCGCAGTGCTGCAGACGATTCCGTCGCTGGCCCTCCTCGGCTTGCTCATTCCGCTCCTCGGCATCGGGACGCTCCCCGCGATTACCGCATTGGTGGCCTATGCGCTGCTTCCCATCCTGCGGAATACTTACACTGGCATTAAGGAAGTCGACCCTGCCCTCACGGAAGCGGCCCAAGCGATGGGGATGAGCAATCTGCAGCGCTTGCTCAAGGTCGAGCTGCCGCTGGCGCTCCTGGTCATTATGGCCGGCATTCGTACCGCGATGGTGCTAATTGTCGGTACGGCCACGTTGGCGGCTCTGATCGGGGCGGGAGGACTTGGGGACCTCATATTGCTTGGCATCGATCGCAACGATGCGCTGCTTATTGTGCTGGGAGCCGTTCCGGCCGCGCTGCTGGCCTTGTTCTTTGATGTCCTGCTGCGCAAGCTCGAACGCCTGCCCTTCCACCGGCTGCTGACTGCGTTCGGTATCCTGGGAGCCGCAGTGTTCCTCCTGATTGTCCTTCCCTTGGCCGCGCGGGATCAGCCGAAGGAGATCGTCATCGCCGGCAAGCTCGGCGCGGAGCCGGAGATTCTTATTCACATGTACCAGTTGCTTATCGAACAGAATACCGATCTGAAGGTCGAGCTTAAACCTGGCTTCGGGAAAACCTCATTTGTCTTCCAGGCGTTGAAATCGGGAAGCGTCGATATTTATCCGGAATTCACGGGAACGGCCATTTCCGAATTTCTGAGAGAGACGGCGGACAGCACTGATGCCGCGCAAGTCTACGAGCAGGCAAGGAGCGGGCTGAAGGAGCAATTCGATATGGAACTGCTCGAACCGATGCAGTACAACAATACCTATACGCTGGCGGTCCCTGCGGCAGTGGCGGAGAAATATCATTTGAAGACGATAAGCGATCTGGAGGGCGTACAGCAGAGGATGAAGGCCGGCTTCACGCTGGAATTCGCCGATCGGGAGGACGGCTACCGCGGGATTCAGGAGCGGTACGGCATTGCGTTCCCGCAGATGAAGACGATGGAGCCGAAGCTTCGTTATACAGCCATCGAATCAGGGGATATTAATCTGATGGATGCGTATTCTACAGATAGCGAGATTAGACAACATCATCTGGTCGTGCTGGAGGATGACAAGCATCTGTTCCCGCCTTATCAGGGCGCGCCGCTTATGCGCAGCGATACGGCGAAGCGGTATCCGGAGCTGGCAGAAGCATTGAACCGGCTGGGAGGCCGCATTACGGATGACGAGATGCGGGAGATGAATTACGAGGTGAACGCAAAGGGCAGAAGCCCCCATGATGTCGCGAAGCGATTTCTGACGGAGGCGGGCCTGCTGTAAGGCAGGTTGGATTTATCTTTATTTCGAGATATAATGGGGAAGAAGGCAAATTTCGGTTGGCAGTCAGGAGGAATGACAGGATGAAAGTAGAGATTTGGTCGGACGTTGCATGTCCATTTTGTTATATCGGGAAGCACCGGTTCGAGGAAGCGTTGAGCCGATTCGGGCACGGGGATAAGGTGGAGGTTATTTACCGCAGCTTCCAGCTTGACCCGAATGCGGAGAAGCATCCGACGCAAGATGTGTATACGGCAATCGCCGAGAAGTATGGCATCAGCCGGGAGCAGTCGATCGCCATGCATGAAGATATTGTCCGTCAAGGCAAGGAAGCGGGGATCGATTATCACTTCGATTCGATGATCATGACGAACACGATGGATGCGCATCGCCTGATTCACTTCGCCGGACAGCATGGGAAGCGGGACAAGGCGGCGGAATTGCTGTTCAAGGCATACTTCACCGATGGGAAAAACGTCAGCGAGAAGGATACGCTGCTTGCCGTGGCCGCAGAGGCGGGACTGGATCGGGAAGCTGCCGCGTCGGTGCTGGAGAGTACGCAATTCACTTCCGAGGTCGAGCAGGAGATGCGCGAAGCCAATCAATTGGGCTGCCGCGGCGTGCCGTTCTTCGTCTTCAACCGGAAGTATGCGGTTGGCGGAGCCCAGCAGCCGGAGATGTTCCTCGAAGTATTGGATAAAGCCTGGAAGGAAGAGCATCCGCTGACGGTGTTGACCCCGGAAGGCGGGGAAGGGCTGTGCACGGACGATTCCTGCGGCATTGGGGAGAAATAATCCGGGGATAAGAAGTTGGCGGCATCTCCCGGAGACGGGAATTAGAGAACCCGACTGCCAGGGGCAGGGGCAAGGCGGAACTCACCTGGTCTCCACGGCCCGCTGCTGCGCTTTTTTCTGATTCATCCGTTCGGAATGGGCCCTGCCCCAGTTATGCATTGCTTCTAGAATCGGCACGAGGCTCTGGCCATATTCCGTAATGGAGTACTCGACCTTGGGCGGAACGACCGGGTAGACGACGCGCTGCACGAGATCCTGTTCTTCCAGCTCGCGCAGCTGCAGCGTCAGCATGCGCTGGGTGATGTCGGGATTCAGCCGCTTCAACTCGCTGAAGCGCTTCGTGCCTCCGGTAATGAGCTGCATGAGAATAATCGGCTTCCATTTGCCGACAATGGCATCCAAAGCGACGGCAATTTCGCACTGCGCTGGATTGGTCTTGTTCATTTCATTCCATCCCCCTGTATAAAGACGGTATCTTTGGTGATACTACAGCACATAGTTGTGCCTACTTATATTAAATCGATCTATCGTTTATTATAGCATGTGTAGGCAATTTTCGATAGATGAAAAGGAGTGGTTCAGATGAGTAAAGAGTTTCTCGAGGCTATCAAAAAAAGACGCAGCATCTATGCGATCAGCAAGGAGTCTGTGCTGAGCGACGAGCAGTTGGAGCGCTTGATTGGAGAGGCTGTATTGCATACGCCTTCAGCCTTCAACTCGCAGAGCGCCCGCGTCGTCGTGCTGCTGAAGGAGCAGCATGACAAGCTGTGGGATTTGACGACCGAGACGCTGCGGCAAGTCGTGCCGGCCGAGAACTTCGGTCCGACCGAAGAGAAGATGCGCTCCTTCCGCAACGGTTACGGAACCGTTCTCTATTTCGAGGATCAAACGGTTATCGAAGGACTGCAAGAGAAATTCGCCTTGTATAAAGACAATTTCCCGGTCTGGTCGGAGCAATCGTCGGGCATGCTGCAATTGGTCGTGTGGACCGCTCTGGAAGCGGAAGGCTACGGCGCGACGCTGCAGCACTACAATCCGCTGATCGACGATGCGGTACGCAAGGAATGGAACCTTCCAAGCACCTGGAAATTGATCGCGCAAATGCCGTTCGGCAAGCCGACGGCCGAACCGGGCGAGAAGCAGTTCCAACCGCTGGAAGAGCGCATGAAAGTGTTCAAATAAGCAAGCACAACCACACATCCGCCGACATCCGGATGACAGCAAAAGGCTCAAGCGTCTATGCGCTTGAGCCTTTTTTTGCTGGATGTCAGCTTATCCGCAGCCGCAGCCGCTAACCTTCATTCAAGCCGTGGCGGAGACTACAGCTTCGTCAATATTTCAGGACCGTTGCCGGTAATCGCCACGGTGTGCTCATACTGGACGCAGATCGAGTGATCAGCGGTCCGGGCGGTCCAGCCGTCACTTTCGACATAGGCGTGATAGTCGCCCAAGGTCAGCATCGGTTCGATGGCGATGACCATGCCCTGCTTCAATCTCGGACCCGTACCCGGCCGTCCGAAATGGGGAACGGCCGGCTCCTCCCATAGCTCCTGGCCGATTCCGTGTCCGGTGAAGTCTCTGACATTGCCGTAACCATGGCGGTCGGCCAGGGTCTGAATCGCGAACCCGATATCGCCGACGCGATTGCCGGGGACGGCTTGCTCGATGCCGAGGAACAGGGCCTTATGGCAGACGTCCATCAACTGCCGGATGTCGTCGGATACGGTGCCGACGGCATAGGTCCAGCCGGAATCGCCATGATAGCCGCGATAATGCGCGCCGATGTCGATCGTGACGATATCGCCTTCCTCAAGCGGCTCGCCATCCGGGAAGCCATGGCAGATGACATCGTTCTTCGCCACACAGATTGAAGCGGTGAAGCCGTGATGGCCGAGAAAGCTCGGCACGGCCCCGCGTGAACGGATATGCTGCTCCACCAGCCGATCAAGCGCTGTCGTCGTGACGCCCGGCTTGATCGCCTCGGCCAGCTTGGCATGGCATTCAGCGACAATGCGCCCGGCTTCTCTCATGATGCCGATCTCTTCGTTCGATTTCAGTATTATCATTGACTCTCCTCCTGATCTTCTGTCCGCTTGCAAGAATTCTCTTTGAAGTCGGGCAGCCCCGCCGATGATTCCGGGCAAGCCCCGCGCTCCTTCTTTCTGCCGCTTCGGGCTACAGCTGCTTCATGCCAATCCGTAATGCCTTTTTCATGGAGCCTATGCATCGCGGCGGTGCGAGTCATCATTTCCTTGAGGCTCATGTATCAATCCGTCGAATAGAAGCTCTACCGCTTCATCCACCCGGGCTTCCAGTTCCTCCCCGGTTGCCTGCCGCCCAGACAGGCTGGCCATTGCGCCGAAGAGGCCCCCCAGTACAGATCGGCGGCAAGGGACGGGTCGGACCGCCGCAGTTGCCCGGCTGTCATGCCCTCGCGGAACGTTCGGATAAGAGTGGGGCGAAGCCGGAGAAGACCCCGCTGCTCCCCGGCATGCTCGCCGAAGACGGCTGGCAGATCTTCATCGATGCGGCGGGAGAGCAGGAGGAAGGACGGATCTTCCGCCGCTCGCAGCATATAAAAACGGGCATGCCGCTGAAGACGCGCGGCCGGCGTTTCCCCAGTATCCAGCATCCGCCCGGCCCATTGCCGGGTATGCTCGATGAAGTCGAGAAAAAGAAGCCGGAACAGCTCCCATTTATCCTGATAATAATAGTAAATAGAAGCTCGGGCGACGCCGGCCCGAATCGCGATCTCATTCATCTCGGTGCAGTGGATTCCTCGGTCAAGATAGACCTCATATGCGGCCTGGCGAATCAGCTTCATCCGTGCGGCGCGCATTCGCTCGTTCTGTTCCTTGGTTCGCGGCGACATCGGATCACCTCAATTCACTAACATGATTGTCAGTTTATTATAGCTTTCACTGACGTCTGCGTCAATTTATATCTATGCCATCCTATCAGGAGAAGGACGGTATCGAAAGACAAGTACATGTCGCCGGGGCAGTGCCGCTCCCAAGGGCTCGTGGTCACGCATCGTTCATAATTGTCCATTCTGTGAAAAATATGTGTCAAAAATCGTAACAATGGTGATATAATAAAGGAAAAAGCTGCTAATGAGAGACCATCCGTAATCATCACTTTACAGAATGGAGCGGATCATTATGCATTATCGAATCATGTATCCGACGAGGACGAAGGAAGTGCTTGTGTCAACCTTCCTGTTCAGTGCCGCGATGCTGCACGTGGCGATGATGACCGAACAGACCGTGCCTGTGCTGTTTTTCCTGCAAATGGCCGCCTTGGCGGTGCTCATTGGATCGCTGTGTGCGGAAATATGCGTGCGAATGAAGAAGGGAACGGCAGACATTCGGGCGAACGCAGAGTCCATCACGATTCGAGGGAAATCCATCGCCGCGGATCAAGTGGAAGAGATCGTGGTGAAGGGGTATCGTCAAGCCGCTGTAGGCATCCGGCTGAAGGGGAAGACCTCCATACCGGGCTATTGCTGCTTCCGGTTCTCGGGAGGGGAGAACGGCGGGATGAACGAACTGGCCCGTTGGGCCGAGCGGCATGGCATCCCGGTGAAGCAGGGCTATTTCAAGACCTGGCTATAATCGCCTCTACTGGTTTGTAAGCCCTTACTTGATAGAAAAATAGCATCGCGGCGCTGTGCCGCGATGTTTTATTTTGTCATTTTTCCGATCTCTTATTATACTGAAGGTACATTATGAACGGGAGTGTGATTAGCATGCGGCAAAGCACCACATTGCGAAAGGAGAACAATATGAGAGAAGAAATGAGGATTTTTGTAAATGAAGACAATCAATATCGGAATCGTCGCCCATGTCGACGCAGGCAAGACGAGCCTGACTGAACGATTATTATATGAGACGAAGGTCATCCGGGAGCTGGGCGGGGTCGATGCGGGCAACACCCAGACGGACTCCCTGGAGTTGGAGAGAAGAAGAGGGATTACGATCAAGGCGTCGGTCGTGTCTTTCATCGTCAACGAGGTTAAGATCAATCTGATCGATACCCCCGGCCATGCCGACTTCATCGCCGAGGTGGAGCGGGCGTTCGGCGTGTTGGACGGAGCCGTTCTCGTCCTGTCGGCGGTAGAGGGCATTCAGGCGCAGACGAAGCTGTTGATGGCGGTGCTTGAGAAGCTGAAGCTTCCGGTTATCCTGTTCGTGAACAAAATCGATCGGAACGGGGCGCAGCCTGAGGCGGTCTTCGAGGCGATTCGCCAACGGCTGTCCCGCAGCGCCATTCCGCTGTACGGGACCGTGCAAGCGGGGACGAAGCAGGCCGATATCGTCAAAAAACAGTGCGGCAAGGAGAACCCGGAATACGATGCGCAATGCATCGAGCTGGCGGCCGAACATGATGAACAGCTTCTCGTTTCGTATGTATACGGCGAGGAGATAAGCGGCTCCCGAATCGAGGAGACGCTGACCCGACTTATCCGGAAGGCTCAGGTATACCCGATTCTGGCGGGTTCCGCCATGACCGGGATCGGCATCAATGAGCTGCTGGAAGCCATCGCCCGCTTCATTCCCGCGCCGCAGGCATGCGAAGATGCGCCATTATGCGGAGTCGTGTTCAAGATTGAACGGGCATCCTCCGGGGAGAAAATCGCCTATATCCGCGTATTTAGCGGAAGCTTCGACGTCAGACAGATGGTTCAAGTGAACCGGAAGCAGGCGGACGGACAGATTGAGGCCGCTTCCTATAAGGTCAAGCGGATCCAGCTCTTCGATCGCGGGCGGACGGCCGATGCGGCGAGCGCGGGAGCCGGCGAATTCTGCAAAGTGTGGGGCTTGCGGGACGTTCGCATCGGCGATGTGATCGGAACCTGGACGGAGCGGATTCGAGAGATTCACGTCGCCGCGCCGCAGATGGAATCGCGGATCGAGGCGGTTCCGAAGAGCCGCGATCATGCTCTGTATCAAGCCTTGATGAAGATGGCGGAGGAAGATCCGCTTATCCATATCTGGCGGGATGAGCATCACCGGGAGACCTATATTCGATTGTTCGGCGAAGTGCAAAAAGAAGTGATTGAATCGACGCTCAAGGAAGCTTATCAAATGGATGTCCGCTTCGCGGAGACGCGGATCGTCTGCATCGAGAAGCCGCGGGGGACCGGGGCGGCCGTGGAATTCATGGGGGCGGAAGGGAATCCGTTCTATGCCACGGTCGGCTTCCGGATCGATCCGGGCGAGCCCGGAAGCGGCGTAACCTACCGCTTGGAGGTGGAACTGGGGGCGCTGCCGCTCGCATTCCACGCGGCGATTGAGGATACGGTGTATGCCACGCTGCACCAAGGCTTGTACGGCTGGGAAGTGACGGACATTGCCGTCACCTTGTCCCATACCGGATATGCCAGTCCGGTTACGGTAGCCGGCGATTTCCGGAAGCTGGTGCCATTGGTGCTCATGGAGGCGTTGTCCCGGGCCGGAACGGACGTATATGAGCCCATCCATGAATACGAGCTTACCGTTCCCACCGGCAGCGTAAGCTCCGCTATGCACCGCTTGGCCGGGTTGCGGGCGGTGATGAAGGAGCCGGTCATGTCCGCCGACACCTGCCTGCTGACCGGAACGATCCCGGTCCGGACGACGGAGGCGTTCAAGCGCAGTCTCCATGCGATTACGGAAGGGGAGGGCGTGTTCATCGCCCGGCCGTGCGGATATATCCGGATGGAAGCCGGGTATCCGGTGCGGAAGCGGTCGGATTATAATCCGCTGAACCGCAAAGACTACCTGCTTCACGTGCTTCGCGCATACTAGGGAGACGCGGCATCGCACAGCGAAGAGCCCCGGGAACTGTCCCGGGGCTCTTCGCTATGGGCAGCATCCGGCTCCTTCGCCGGACTCGAGCATCGCCTTCAGGCTGGCCAGCATCTGCCGCCAAGCCTGGACATGCCACTGCCGCACTTGCTTCCCTGCTTCCGTGTCCATCCAGCCGCTATGCTCGAGCCGAACCGCCGTGCCTCGCTTCGCCGGCTCCAGCGTGACCTTCACCAGCGTCAGCAGCTCCTGCCGATTCATCGTGTCGGCGAACGGATCGGGTCCCTTCCATTGGAACGTGAACGAGCGTG includes these proteins:
- a CDS encoding 6-phosphogluconate dehydrogenase, yielding MHYRIMYPTRTKEVLVSTFLFSAAMLHVAMMTEQTVPVLFFLQMAALAVLIGSLCAEICVRMKKGTADIRANAESITIRGKSIAADQVEEIVVKGYRQAAVGIRLKGKTSIPGYCCFRFSGGENGGMNELARWAERHGIPVKQGYFKTWL
- a CDS encoding DsbA family oxidoreductase, producing MKVEIWSDVACPFCYIGKHRFEEALSRFGHGDKVEVIYRSFQLDPNAEKHPTQDVYTAIAEKYGISREQSIAMHEDIVRQGKEAGIDYHFDSMIMTNTMDAHRLIHFAGQHGKRDKAAELLFKAYFTDGKNVSEKDTLLAVAAEAGLDREAAASVLESTQFTSEVEQEMREANQLGCRGVPFFVFNRKYAVGGAQQPEMFLEVLDKAWKEEHPLTVLTPEGGEGLCTDDSCGIGEK
- a CDS encoding SRPBCC family protein codes for the protein MTITEEIRIEAEPELVWAAWTQSARITQWFAPAADIEPRAGGKFELYFNPASKESMSTIGCKIVRYDEPRSFTFQWKGPDPFADTMNRQELLTLVKVTLEPAKRGTAVRLEHSGWMDTEAGKQVRQWHVQAWRQMLASLKAMLESGEGAGCCP
- a CDS encoding ABC transporter permease/substrate-binding protein, which translates into the protein MSILFDLLRERQDQLLSALLTHVQISFVALFIACMIAVPLGIQISRHPQMAEGLIGLSAVLQTIPSLALLGLLIPLLGIGTLPAITALVAYALLPILRNTYTGIKEVDPALTEAAQAMGMSNLQRLLKVELPLALLVIMAGIRTAMVLIVGTATLAALIGAGGLGDLILLGIDRNDALLIVLGAVPAALLALFFDVLLRKLERLPFHRLLTAFGILGAAVFLLIVLPLAARDQPKEIVIAGKLGAEPEILIHMYQLLIEQNTDLKVELKPGFGKTSFVFQALKSGSVDIYPEFTGTAISEFLRETADSTDAAQVYEQARSGLKEQFDMELLEPMQYNNTYTLAVPAAVAEKYHLKTISDLEGVQQRMKAGFTLEFADREDGYRGIQERYGIAFPQMKTMEPKLRYTAIESGDINLMDAYSTDSEIRQHHLVVLEDDKHLFPPYQGAPLMRSDTAKRYPELAEALNRLGGRITDDEMREMNYEVNAKGRSPHDVAKRFLTEAGLL
- a CDS encoding nitroreductase family protein, translating into MSKEFLEAIKKRRSIYAISKESVLSDEQLERLIGEAVLHTPSAFNSQSARVVVLLKEQHDKLWDLTTETLRQVVPAENFGPTEEKMRSFRNGYGTVLYFEDQTVIEGLQEKFALYKDNFPVWSEQSSGMLQLVVWTALEAEGYGATLQHYNPLIDDAVRKEWNLPSTWKLIAQMPFGKPTAEPGEKQFQPLEERMKVFK
- the map gene encoding type I methionyl aminopeptidase → MIILKSNEEIGIMREAGRIVAECHAKLAEAIKPGVTTTALDRLVEQHIRSRGAVPSFLGHHGFTASICVAKNDVICHGFPDGEPLEEGDIVTIDIGAHYRGYHGDSGWTYAVGTVSDDIRQLMDVCHKALFLGIEQAVPGNRVGDIGFAIQTLADRHGYGNVRDFTGHGIGQELWEEPAVPHFGRPGTGPRLKQGMVIAIEPMLTLGDYHAYVESDGWTARTADHSICVQYEHTVAITGNGPEILTKL
- a CDS encoding elongation factor G; the protein is MKTINIGIVAHVDAGKTSLTERLLYETKVIRELGGVDAGNTQTDSLELERRRGITIKASVVSFIVNEVKINLIDTPGHADFIAEVERAFGVLDGAVLVLSAVEGIQAQTKLLMAVLEKLKLPVILFVNKIDRNGAQPEAVFEAIRQRLSRSAIPLYGTVQAGTKQADIVKKQCGKENPEYDAQCIELAAEHDEQLLVSYVYGEEISGSRIEETLTRLIRKAQVYPILAGSAMTGIGINELLEAIARFIPAPQACEDAPLCGVVFKIERASSGEKIAYIRVFSGSFDVRQMVQVNRKQADGQIEAASYKVKRIQLFDRGRTADAASAGAGEFCKVWGLRDVRIGDVIGTWTERIREIHVAAPQMESRIEAVPKSRDHALYQALMKMAEEDPLIHIWRDEHHRETYIRLFGEVQKEVIESTLKEAYQMDVRFAETRIVCIEKPRGTGAAVEFMGAEGNPFYATVGFRIDPGEPGSGVTYRLEVELGALPLAFHAAIEDTVYATLHQGLYGWEVTDIAVTLSHTGYASPVTVAGDFRKLVPLVLMEALSRAGTDVYEPIHEYELTVPTGSVSSAMHRLAGLRAVMKEPVMSADTCLLTGTIPVRTTEAFKRSLHAITEGEGVFIARPCGYIRMEAGYPVRKRSDYNPLNRKDYLLHVLRAY
- a CDS encoding TetR/AcrR family transcriptional regulator is translated as MSPRTKEQNERMRAARMKLIRQAAYEVYLDRGIHCTEMNEIAIRAGVARASIYYYYQDKWELFRLLFLDFIEHTRQWAGRMLDTGETPAARLQRHARFYMLRAAEDPSFLLLSRRIDEDLPAVFGEHAGEQRGLLRLRPTLIRTFREGMTAGQLRRSDPSLAADLYWGASSAQWPACLGGRQPGRNWKPGWMKR
- a CDS encoding winged helix-turn-helix transcriptional regulator — its product is MNKTNPAQCEIAVALDAIVGKWKPIILMQLITGGTKRFSELKRLNPDITQRMLTLQLRELEEQDLVQRVVYPVVPPKVEYSITEYGQSLVPILEAMHNWGRAHSERMNQKKAQQRAVETR